The genomic DNA TCGCGAAGGCTAGCCGCCATGCGGTGGCCGAAGACAGCGATGCTTCTGGCGGCAACGGTGCCGCTCGCCAGCGCCGTCGCGGCACCCGATCCGCTCGCAATCGAACGCGACCGGCTTCGGGCCGCCAAGGCCGATGCGATCGACGCGGCCAACCGCGCCGCCGATCTCGCACGCCGCGCTGCCGAGGAGCGTAACGCTGCGGCCAAGGCGCGTGCCGAGGAAGCCACTGTTGCGGCACGGATCGAGCGCGCTGAGGCGGAGATCGCCGCCGCGCGTGCGCGCGTCACAATCGTGGGCACGTTGCTGGCCCGCCAGCGCGCCGCGCTCGGCGAGCGACAAGCACCGGTGGCGCGGCTGATGGCGGCGCTGGCCTCGCTGGCCCGTCGGCCGGCGGCAGCTGCGGTGGTCCAGCCGGGATCGGTGACCGATCTGGTGCATGTCCGTGCCGTGCTCGGCAGCACGCTGCCCGCGATCCGCAGCCAGACGACAGAATTGCGCGACGATCTGGCGCAGACGCGCGCGCTCCAGGCGAGCGCGGCGCTGGCGGCGGAGAGCCTGGCCAATGGACGCCAAACGCTGGTGCAGGAGCGCAGCGCGCTCGCCGCGCTACGGGCGCGCCATGCGCAAGCGGCGACTCAGCTCGGGCGTGACTCGCTGATCCAGTCCGATCGCGCGATCGCGATGGGCGAGGCAGCGCGCGATATTGTCGATCGGATGGCGGCGATCGGCGAGACGCAGGCGACGCTGGAGGAATTGGCCCCGCTTGCCGGGCCTCCGGCGAGCGCCGGTGGAGCAGCTGCACCGGCCGTCTACCGCCTGCCGGTGCAGGGCCGGCTGGTAACTGGGTTCGGCGAAGTGATCGACAATGGCGTCCGCGCGAGGGGGCTTACCTTCGCGGTCGAGGCGAAAGCGCCCGTCCTTTCGCCGGCGGCGGGCCGGGTGGTGTTCGCTCGGCCGTTCCGCCGGTTCGGCACGATCGTGATCGTCGATCATGGCGCGGGGTGGAACAGCCTCGTGACCGGGCTGGGCGCGGCGGCCGTACGGCGCGGCACCGAGGTGATCGCCGGTCAGCCGCTCGGCCGTGCGCCTGATGGAACGGAGCCGCGCGTGACGATCGAGCTACGCCGCCGCGGGCGGCCGGTGGACGCGGCGGCGTTGATTGGGTGAGAGCATCCACACGTTTCCCGCTCAGCCCCCGTTAAGCTCCGGCAGTGCTTTGATCGGGCGCGCGAAAGTCGCTACATGCGGCCGATCCGCTCCCGAGGATGGTTACGCATGAAGTTCCCGCTGCTCTCCGCCACTGCCCTCGTTGCCACGTTGGCGCTGGTACCGCTCAGCACGGGAGCGATGGCGGCAGTCGATACCGGCGCCTATCGCGAGATGGAGCGGTTCATGGACGTGTATAACCGCGTCAAGGGCGACTATGTCGACAAGGTTACCGACGATCAGCTGATCAAGGGCGCGATCGACGGCATGCTGGCCGCGCTCGATCCGCATTCGAGCTATGTCGATGCGTCCGACTATGAGAATTTGCGCATCCAGACCGAGGGTAATTACGGCGGCCTTGGCCTCACCGTCTCGATGGAAGACGGCGCGGTGAAGGTGATTGCGCCGCAGGAGGACTCGCCA from Sphingomonas radiodurans includes the following:
- a CDS encoding murein hydrolase activator EnvC family protein, which produces MRWPKTAMLLAATVPLASAVAAPDPLAIERDRLRAAKADAIDAANRAADLARRAAEERNAAAKARAEEATVAARIERAEAEIAAARARVTIVGTLLARQRAALGERQAPVARLMAALASLARRPAAAAVVQPGSVTDLVHVRAVLGSTLPAIRSQTTELRDDLAQTRALQASAALAAESLANGRQTLVQERSALAALRARHAQAATQLGRDSLIQSDRAIAMGEAARDIVDRMAAIGETQATLEELAPLAGPPASAGGAAAPAVYRLPVQGRLVTGFGEVIDNGVRARGLTFAVEAKAPVLSPAAGRVVFARPFRRFGTIVIVDHGAGWNSLVTGLGAAAVRRGTEVIAGQPLGRAPDGTEPRVTIELRRRGRPVDAAALIG